In Euphorbia lathyris chromosome 10, ddEupLath1.1, whole genome shotgun sequence, a single genomic region encodes these proteins:
- the LOC136209778 gene encoding transcription factor HRS1-like isoform X1, producing MGSLPPELSLDFRQTYLPRTITDFIKDLSIVDDIPEKVSKLDGFVKGLEEEMKKIDAFKRELPLCMLLLNDAIQCLKAESMKCAASNIQPVLEEFIPLKINCRDDDDEDQTDVHSKKEKDSRDKKNWMSSVQLWNTNDHPSSTTDCIFDPKQNLKKESKIAKKDNQCVNEDTFQVCKSRSAARAFMPFKTYPGFSKKEDNKINISNIEDLPVPGLSLLTPGIKSLREDSSSSISGTSCSRTVSSSAPNPQPSSNLRNGSQQQTTRKQRRCWSPELHRRFVNALQQLGGSQYCYAAATPKQIRELMQVDGLTNDEVKSHLQKYRLHTRRMPAATAAAAAAANHSIVLGGLWMSHDQYNDSKATSSQSGSPQGPLQLAGQTGGDSMEDEDDAKSEDYSWKSHIHRSGKDDV from the exons atggggTCTCTTCCGCCTGAGCTGAGCTTGGATTTTAGGCAAACTTATCTCCCCAGAACTATTACTGATTTCATCAAGGACTTATCGATCGTcgatgatattcctgaaaaggTCTCCAAACTCGATGGTTTTGTCAAGGGACTCGAAGAGGAAATGAAGAAGATCGACGCGTTTAAGCGCGAGCTTCCTCTTTGTATGCTTCTCTTAAATGATG CAATTCAATGTTTGAAGGCGGAGTCAATGAAATGTGCAGCGTCAAATATTCAACCAGTCTTAGAAGAATTTATTCCGTTGAAGATAAATTGTAGAGATGATGACGATGAAGATCAAACGGATGTTCATAGCAAAAAGGAAAAAGATTCTAGAGATAAGAAAAATTGGATGAGCTCTGTTCAGTTATGGAACACTAATGATCATCCTTCTTCTACTACTGATTGTATCTTCGATCCAAAACAAAATCTCAAAAAAGAATCCAAG ATAGCTAAAAAGGACAATCAATGTGTAAATGAGGATACATTTCAGGTCTGTAAAAGCAGGAGTGCAGCAAGAGCATTCATGCCATTTAAAACCTACCCTGGCTTCTCAAAAAAGGAGGACAATAAGATTAATATTAGTAATATAGAGGATTTGCCTGTACCTGGTCTTTCTCTTCTAACTCCTGGAATCAAGAGCTTGAGAGAAGATTCTAGTTCTTCAATTTCAGGAACCAGCTGTAGTAGAACTGTTTCTTCTTCAGCCCCTAATCCTCAACCAAGTTCAAATTTACGAAATGGATCTCAACAACAGACTACTAGGAAGCAGAGGAGATGCTGGTCCCCGGAGTTGCATCGACGGTTTGTCAATGCTCTACAACAACTTGGAGGTTCTCAAT ATTGTTATGCAGCTGCTACACCAAAGCAGATTAGGGAACTTATGCAAGTTGATGGTTTAACCAATGATGAAGTCAAGAGTCATTTACAA AAATACCGTCTTCATACACGGAGAATGCCAGCAGCTACAGCAGCTGCAGCTGCAGCTGCAAACCATTCCATTGTTTTGGGGGGTTTGTGGATGTCCCATGATCAGTATAATGACTCAAAGGCGACGAGTTCCCAGTCTGGGTCGCCTCAAGGTCCGCTGCAGTTGGCAGGACAAACAGGAGGTGATAGcatggaagatgaagatgatgCTAAATCTGAAGATTATAGCTGGAAAAGTCATATCCACAGATCAGGAAAAGATGATGTATAG
- the LOC136209778 gene encoding transcription factor HRS1-like isoform X2 — protein sequence MGSLPPELSLDFRQTYLPRTITDFIKDLSIVDDIPEKVSKLDGFVKGLEEEMKKIDAFKRELPLCMLLLNDAIQCLKAESMKCAASNIQPVLEEFIPLKINCRDDDDEDQTDVHSKKEKDSRDKKNWMSSVQLWNTNDHPSSTTDCIFDPKQNLKKESKIAKKDNQCVNEDTFQVCKSRSAARAFMPFKTYPGFSKKEDNKINISNIEDLPVPGLSLLTPGIKSLREDSSSSISGTSCSRTVSSSAPNPQPSSNLRNGSQQQTTRKQRRCWSPELHRRFVNALQQLGGSQSATPKQIRELMQVDGLTNDEVKSHLQKYRLHTRRMPAATAAAAAAANHSIVLGGLWMSHDQYNDSKATSSQSGSPQGPLQLAGQTGGDSMEDEDDAKSEDYSWKSHIHRSGKDDV from the exons atggggTCTCTTCCGCCTGAGCTGAGCTTGGATTTTAGGCAAACTTATCTCCCCAGAACTATTACTGATTTCATCAAGGACTTATCGATCGTcgatgatattcctgaaaaggTCTCCAAACTCGATGGTTTTGTCAAGGGACTCGAAGAGGAAATGAAGAAGATCGACGCGTTTAAGCGCGAGCTTCCTCTTTGTATGCTTCTCTTAAATGATG CAATTCAATGTTTGAAGGCGGAGTCAATGAAATGTGCAGCGTCAAATATTCAACCAGTCTTAGAAGAATTTATTCCGTTGAAGATAAATTGTAGAGATGATGACGATGAAGATCAAACGGATGTTCATAGCAAAAAGGAAAAAGATTCTAGAGATAAGAAAAATTGGATGAGCTCTGTTCAGTTATGGAACACTAATGATCATCCTTCTTCTACTACTGATTGTATCTTCGATCCAAAACAAAATCTCAAAAAAGAATCCAAG ATAGCTAAAAAGGACAATCAATGTGTAAATGAGGATACATTTCAGGTCTGTAAAAGCAGGAGTGCAGCAAGAGCATTCATGCCATTTAAAACCTACCCTGGCTTCTCAAAAAAGGAGGACAATAAGATTAATATTAGTAATATAGAGGATTTGCCTGTACCTGGTCTTTCTCTTCTAACTCCTGGAATCAAGAGCTTGAGAGAAGATTCTAGTTCTTCAATTTCAGGAACCAGCTGTAGTAGAACTGTTTCTTCTTCAGCCCCTAATCCTCAACCAAGTTCAAATTTACGAAATGGATCTCAACAACAGACTACTAGGAAGCAGAGGAGATGCTGGTCCCCGGAGTTGCATCGACGGTTTGTCAATGCTCTACAACAACTTGGAGGTTCTCAAT CTGCTACACCAAAGCAGATTAGGGAACTTATGCAAGTTGATGGTTTAACCAATGATGAAGTCAAGAGTCATTTACAA AAATACCGTCTTCATACACGGAGAATGCCAGCAGCTACAGCAGCTGCAGCTGCAGCTGCAAACCATTCCATTGTTTTGGGGGGTTTGTGGATGTCCCATGATCAGTATAATGACTCAAAGGCGACGAGTTCCCAGTCTGGGTCGCCTCAAGGTCCGCTGCAGTTGGCAGGACAAACAGGAGGTGATAGcatggaagatgaagatgatgCTAAATCTGAAGATTATAGCTGGAAAAGTCATATCCACAGATCAGGAAAAGATGATGTATAG